A single window of Lutzomyia longipalpis isolate SR_M1_2022 chromosome 1, ASM2433408v1 DNA harbors:
- the LOC129787658 gene encoding major facilitator superfamily domain-containing protein 6 produces MFGINPKLVPVKAHYFFFMAAMGPILPQINVIGKQMGIPPDIMGLITSILPIMYVLAKPAVGFLADFFTSLRKVIFMAIILLMTLCYAGFYILPQPQEVAGKHHSLSLNISQTILCASPESLNSSWVTVQCSVNCSNVVQDIEGKINATGGDFCAHNTLQSSLKGFCDLSCTEHTDLALEMPSIFWTFVVLMCVGTIAFNVINSLSDAVCFDVLGESQEMKYGQQRVWGTIGFGLTALIGGIAVDLGTEGIVKSIGPAIVIMLIFSALDLLTVTRLKLPQLSSSESILKDVLKVLRRPDISTFLIFATIAGIIDSFIIYYMFWHLEEVAAETGYEASIKLIEGCVVAAECLGGEILFFLISGKILKRIGFVHCLSLCFFTYSIRLALISAIPNPWYLVPVELFMQGATYALCYTCIVAYASAIAPPGTSATMQGLVAGMDDGLGFAIGSLIGGQMYKRLGGKVSFRVFAAGAFITCIAHIILRPASKSIPGDTREQYEVPPEQEKVAK; encoded by the exons ATGTTTGGGATTAACCCGAAGTTGGTGCCCGTTAAAGCccattatttcttcttcatggcAG CAATGGGACCAATATTGCCTCAAATAAATGTGATAGGAAAGCAAATGGGCATCCCACCGGATATTATGGGCCTTATTACATCCATCCTTCCCATTATGTATGTCCTTGCGAAGCCAGCTGTTGGTTTCCTTGCGGATTTCTTCACG AGTCTGAGGAAAGTAATTTTCATGGCAATTATTCTATTGATGACATTGTGCTATGCTGGCTTCTACATCCTCCCGCAGCCACAGGAAGTAGCAGGAAAGCATCACAGTCTCTCCttgaatatttcccaaacaatCCTCTGCGCCTCGCCGGAGAGTTTGAACAGCTCCTGGGTGACAGTGCAGTGCTCAGTAAATTGCTCAAATGTTGTGCAAGACATTGAGGGGAAGATAAATGCAACAGGAGGGGATTTCTGTGCCCACAACACCCTTCAGAGCTCCCTCAAGGGATTCTGTGATTTATCCTGCACAGAACACACGGATTTAGCACTAGAGATGCCAAGTATTTTCTGGACATTCGTCGTACTCATGTGCGTGGGGACGATTGCATTTAACGTGATAAACAGCCTAAGTGATGCTGTGTGCTTTGACGTGTTGGGTGAGAGTCAGGAGATGAAGTATGGGCAGCAGAGAGTTTGGGGAACAATTGGATTTGGACTGACAGCCCTCATTGGGGGCATTGCCGTTGATCTAGGCACTGAAGGGATTGTCAAGAGCATCGGTCCGGCAATTGTAATAATGCTAATCTTCAGTGCTCTTGATCTTCTAACAGTGACAAGgctaaag TTGCCACAACTTTCTTCTTCAGAATCAATTCTAAAGGATGTGCTGAAAGTCCTGCGTCGTCCTGATATCTCCACTTTCCTGATTTTTGCCACAATTGCTGGAATTATTGATTCCTTCATAATCTACTACATGTTCTGGCATCTGGAGGAGGTAGCCGCGGAGACGGGCTATGAGgcatcaattaaattaattgagggCTGTGTGGTGGCAGCGGAATGCCTCGGTGGGGAAATTCTATTCTTCCTCATTTCCGGGAAGATTCTGAAGCGTATTGGCTTTGTACATTGCCTGAGTCTCTGCTTCTTCACCTACTCCATACGTCTGGCTCTCATCTCAGCCATCCCCAACCCCTGGTACCTTGTCCCCGTTGAGCTCTTCATGCAGGGAGCCACCTATGCCCTCTGCTACACCTGCATTGTAGCCTATGCCTCAGCCATTGCACCTCCTGGAACATCAGCCACAATGCAGGGCCTTGTGGCGGGTATGGATGATGGACTGGGATTTGCCATTGGAAGCCTAATTGGTGGACAAATGTACAAACGCTTGGGCGGCAAAGTGAGTTTCCGCGTTTTTGCGGCAGGAGCATTCATTACGTGCATTGCTCACATAATTCTCCGGCCGGCAAGCAAAAGCATTCCCGGAGATACGAGGGAGCAGTACGAAGTTCCACCGGAACAGGAGAAAGTGGCCAAATGA